The genome window TGGTAAATACAGTTTATTAAGTACAGAGCAATTGCGTCGTTCGATGGAGTTGCCACCGGAAGGAAACCCTGAGGAAATCTTCTCTTTAAAATTCACAAAGGACGCAGATTACGGTCATGGTTGGTATACTGTAGGTGGTATGTATGCCACAATTCAGAATGTTGGTTGGGGTGAGATGTATGCTTCAAAATCATTTGTTGACCTGATCAATCAAAATCCTGAAGATGCTAGAAAATCTCACTTCGAGGCACAATACCTAAAAGATGAGGCAGGGGCACAAATTCCTTCGGTATTCTGGGTAAACGAGAACAACCAATATGTACAGGAAACACTGATCGATGATTCATATATCGTATTGAATGAGAAAGAATATACGATCCATACTGAAGAGATGGAAGGGGAAACTTTACATTACTTTATCGATGATATGTCGAACAAACAATATGTAGAAAAAGACCACTTAATGGAAGATAGAAACGGTTACTTCAAGTACTTTATCTACAAGTGTTCAATGCAAGAAGGCGAGCCTCACTTATGGTCTCCAACGGTATCTAGACTTGGAGAGATCTACTTGAACCTTGCGGAAGCCTATGCGAAGAAAGGAGATGTGTCGAATGCTTTAGCGAATGTCAATATCATCCGTCAGAGAGCAGGTATTCCAACTGTTAGCAACATTGGTGATAAAGAATTAATTGATGTTGTATTGGACGAAAGAAGATTAGAATTGGTTTGGGAAGGACACCGTAAGTTCGATGTATTTAGAAATAATAAAACCATGGATAGATTATATCCTGGTACTCACTTAAGTGGTACAGATGCTTACGAGGTGATTCCTCCAACACATAATAGAGTAATAGAATTTATCCCAGAAGATCAAATTCTAGTACAGCCAAATTTAGTACAGAACCCTTAATACTATTACTAACATTGAAGCATTGGGAGGATACTATTTTCTCTCAGTGCTTTTTAACTACCCCTTATCATGAGAAAAATTGTATACCTTGTTTCCCTATTTTCTTTATTATTTACTGCCTGCGAGACAAAACAGGCAGGTACTCCCATTGAATTAAGTATTGCAGAGAATGCTTGGTTGGATGTGGCAAAAGGCCGACTGACGGGTATTGATACTGCAGGAATTAATGAGTGGGATGGACAGGAAAACCTTGATGTGTATTTCTTTGCTGAAAAGAGCGGTACAATTAAGTTGAAAATGAAAGGGAGTGCCCCTCAGGGTACATCACTTGAAGTCGCTTTAGGAGATACCGAAAAGACCGGACAGTTAAAAGGTAAAAAGTCGGAAGTGCTGTTGGGGACTTACGAAATTCAAAAGGAAGGTTACCAATGCATCACTATCAAAAATACATCTAAGAAGCCTGTCAATATTACTTCTTTAGAGGTGGTTCCATTATCAGAAAATACATTCTACAGCATCCCGAAAGACAATCCTTACTTTGGTAGAAGAGGACCATCGGTACACCTTAACTATCAATTGCCAGCAGAGGCAAAAGACAAGGACATTCAATGGTATTACAGTGAAATAGAAGTTCCTGAAGGTCAAGATGCGTTGGGTTCTTATTTTATGGCCAATGGTTTTGGAGAGGGATACTTTGGAATACAAGTCAATAGCGAAACAGAGCGTCGAATTTTATTCTCCGTTTGGAGTCCTTACCAAACCGACAATCCTAATGAAATTCCTGAAGATCAAAGAATCCAATTGATGAGTAAAGGAAGTGGTGTACATACTGGAAAGTTTGGAGATGAAGGTTCTGGAGGCCAGAGTTACAAAGTGTTTCCATGGAAAGCTGGAGTACCGTATAAGTTTTTACTAAAAGGTGAGCCTGTAGATGCAACTCATACACAATATACAGCCTACTTTTATGCTCCAGAAAAGGGACAATGGGATTTAATTGCCAGTTTTAAAAGACCAAAAACACATACTTACCTTAAACGTTTCCACTCGTTCTTAGAAAACTTTATTCCTGAATATGGTACAGAACAACGCATGGCATTGTACAAAAACCAATGGGTGGGCGATAAAGAAGGAAAGTGGTATCCGATAGAATCTGCTAAATTTTCTGCAGATGCCACAGCAAGAGGTTTACACCGATTTGATTATGAAGGTGGAGTGACCAAAAACGAATTTTACCTAGAAAACTGCGGCTTCTTTAATAATGAAACAGCAGTAGGTACAGAATTTAAAAAAACGAAACCATCAACGTTGGAACTTGATGTAATGAATATAGAAAAAGTAGCAATGAAAGAGAGTAGATCTAATACGAAACAAAGATTGTAATTAGATTAAATATTGAATTGATGACGATTCTCACTTGATAAGAAAAGGCCGTAATAGACTGTTACGGTTTTTTTTATTTTACAGATTGATACCCCAAAACAACGATTCCAAGCCCTTAGGTTAGATATTAGACCGATATGATTGAAATGCAAACCAATCTTAGTAGAAGAAAATCTATGTTTATACTGTTCAGTCGAACCAAAAAATTTTGGGGTGATTGAACAGTATCAAAACTTCTGAAATCAAGATCGGTATGAAATTTTTTAATGCAAATTTAAAAGTAAGCCTAAGCTTTTTAATAATATTCTTATCTCCTTTGGTGGTATATAGTCAGAAACCAAATGTATTGTTTTTAACCTCCGATGATCTAAACTTTGATTCTATTGGAGCGTATGGTTCAAAAATAAAAAACACCACTCCTAACATAGATAAGCTATCCAAACAAGGGATGCTTTTTGAGAGAGCTTACGTACAGGCACCAAGCTGTTGTCCGTCGAGAAATGTTTTTCATACAGGTCAATATTCACATAATAGTGGAGTGGAAGGATTTTATAGTGTGGATTTTCCTCAGGCAACATTGCCGGAAGCACTTAGAGGAAATGGCTACTTTACAGGTATCGTTCAGAAAGTGATTGATTCTACACCTACAAATAATGTTGATCAATATTGGGACTATGTGGCAGATTTTGATAAGCTCAACTCAAGAACGGCATCAAAATATAAGTTGGCTTTTGGAGAGATTGTACAAAAAGCAAAAGACAATGACCAACCTTTTTATGCGTCGGTGAATGTACAAGATCCTCACTTACCATTTTATCGAGGAGAGAAAACAAAAAAAGGATTTGATAAGAATCCTCCTTCATTAATCTTTGATCAAGACGAAATTCCTATACATCCTGTTTTACCCCAGTATGATCATTTTAAAGAAGAGATGACCGATTACTACAATACTGTAAGAAGAGGGGATGATTGTATCGGGGATATCCTAGCTGTATTAAAAGAAAAAGGAGTGATAGACAATACCATTATCGTTTATGTATCGGATCATGGTATGGCTTTTCCGTTTGTGAAATCAAACTTATACCCTCAAAGTGTGCGTACCCCATGGGTAGTCGTTTGGCCTGGAGAAGTGAAAAAAGGAAAAAGAGACAAAACGCATATGGTATCGGCAATTGATCTGATGCCTACAATATTGGAAGCTACAAATACTGAAACTCCTGGTCCATTAGCAGGACGTTCGTTGCTACCAATAATGAAAGGAAAATCTCAGGAAAATCGTGATTATGTTTATGTAGAACATAATGAGGGACCGACTGCAGATCCAAGACCTATGCGAGCGGTACACTCTAAAGATTTTGTCTATATTTTTAATGCATGGGGTACTGGAGATTACCATGCGATTATGGAATGTCGTTGGTATAGATCGTATGCTACTTACAATAAATTATCACAGGATCATCAAGAAGTAAAAGATCGCTTCGAGTTCCTAAATTACCGTACAGTTGAAGAGTTATACGACACTAAGAATGATCCTTATTCTAAGCATAACCTTATCAATGATCCTAACTATGCAGATGTAGTGAAAGATTTAAGTACTCGATTGGAAACTTGGATGAGAGCTACCAATGATTACGCTTTAGAAGGTTTCTTAGTAAAAGACAATGAAGACGAACTTCGAAGGTTTATGGAAAAAAGAGTTAGTATCTCTAAAGAAAGAGCTACCCGTTTAGAGTGGAAAAGAGAGGTGAAACATAAAAACCGCCCTCAAGGAAAATTGACGGAGTTAGGGGTTGCGAATATTGTGCAATAGATCATTTTCTCTGTATACAAAAAAGAGATATCGAAGTATCGGTATCTCTTTTTTTGTATTCATTTATTTTGAGTTTTTGAAAAGCTAATTTTTAACTTTCATTCTCTTCCCTCAATGATTTCTGAACATCGGTCATAAACGATTCTGTCAGTTTATATCTAGTCAAGAATATCACAGAAAGAATTGCTCCAATGGCAGGGATGATACTTAGCATCATCTTTAGTCCATTGATCGTTTCTTGTGATGCTGTTGTATTGGCTTCAAATCCAAAATAAGATAATAGCCAACCAGATAAAGCACCACCTAACGTCCACCCCATCTTTTGTGACATAGACGAAGAAGAGAAGATAAGTCCCGTTGATCTTCTTCCTGTTTTGTATTCCGAATAATCGGCAATGTCAGCATACATCGACCACATAAGCGGGAATACCATGCCTGCAAATAAACTAATGCCTGCTTGTAGGATATAAATAAGCACCAATTGATCTGATGATAATAAATAGAACATGAAACTTAGGATAGCAGCACTTACCATAGCCATCATAAACGTATTTCTTTTACCCATTTTGTTGGCTACAGATGCTGAGATGACTACTCCAACTAGATTAGATAATTGCCCTATTACCAAAAACAGAGAACTCAATGTTAAGGATATCCCGAAGAACTCCAAGTTACTTTCTGAAGCAATAAAATATTTAAAATAATAGATCGATGCACCGTCTCGAATTGAATTGAAAATCAGACAAGAAACGCCTGCACCTAACATAATAAACCATTCCTTGTTTTTAGAAAGGTTCTTAAGATCCTGTAATGTATTCGTCTTCTGTTTTTTAGGTTTTACTCTCTCTTTAGTTCCTAGGAAAGTAAGAAAAAATAAGACGGTAGTGAAGATAGCAAATACAGTCATAGTACTCTGCCAAGCTACTTGAGGGGTATTCGATTCCTCAAAGAATTTCACCAGTGGTTCTGCAGTGGCTAGCACAAGAATACTTCCTGCAAAAGCAAAAATAAAGCGATAGGAAGCTAATGATGTTCTCTCTTTGGGATTGGAAGTGATGACTCCAAGTAAGGAAGAATAAGGAACATTAATGCCAGTATACACCATCATCATGAGGGTGTAAGTGATATATGCATAGATAATTTTATTCGATTCCGATAAGTCAGGTGTGGTAAATGTAAGTATACCAACAAGCCCAAAAGGAATGGCCATAAGCAATAAATAAGGGCGAAACTTTCCAAATCGGGTAGTGGTCTTATCACTTAGTATTCCCATTAAAGGGTCATTGATGGCATCCCAAATTCTTGTGACCAAAAACATGGTGCCTACTGCAGCTGCCGAGATGCCAAATACATCAGTATAAAAGAACAGCATATACATTGAAAACATCTTCCAGAAGGTGGAAGAGGCGGCATCTCCCAATCCATAAGCAACTTTTTCTCTTAAGCTTACTTTTTCATGTTGATCAATGCTTTTTACTTCGGTTAGTGTTGCCATTGTCGAATTAGTTTAGTCGGTTAATCACTTCAATACATGCTCTGCTGTTGTGGTAAGGGCATTTCCAGAACCCGGCTTTGTAGGTATCTTTCACAGAGCCATCAGCTTCTCTTCCCCAAAACCATTCCCCTTTCTCAGTGTCTATGATCTGTTTTTTAATGTATTCCCAAGTCAATAAAGCTTGGTCCATATACACTTGGTCTTGTGAATAATTATAGGCCATGACTAAACCTACCAAGGCTTCTGCCTGAGGCCACCAGTCAAAATCTTTATGAAGTTGTCCTTCTTCTAATTCATTCAATACAGCTCCATTTTTAGCAAAACCTTCCACAAGACAAGTGTCTACCATTTTCATGGCAATTGATTTTGTAGCTTCTTTTTTCTCACCAATAATTTGTGCTGCTTCATCCAAAAGCCAAGCCCCTTCAATATCATGACCATAGGAAATAACGGAAGCTGGCGTTTGCCAATCCATCTCAAAGAAAAGGTCAAGGTGAGTATTTTTTTTATTGAGAATATTGTTGGAAAAAATATCGATCAATTCGCTGATATCTTCTTTTAATTGAGTATTCTTCCAGACTCTATACAGGTTGGTAAAGGGTTCTAAAATATGAAGATGGGTGTTCATAGACTTAGGGAAATTGGCATCTTTCTCACTTAATCGCATGTCATCAATAGATTGCCATTTTCGGTCTAATGCTTCGATATAGCCCTTGTGATCATTATCGTAAGTATATTTCTTAACTACTTCATAGCAATCAATCGCATGTTTTAATGCGGTATTATCTGTTGAGGCTCTGTAATATTCTGATAGTCCATAAATAGCGAAACCTTGTGCGTAGGTTTGCTTTCTGTCGGATGTTAGATTTCCCTTGTAATCAACAGCCCAATAAAAACCACCATATTCTGGATCTAAAAAATATTGGATCAAATAGTTATAGGCTCTTTTGGCAAGGGTTAAATATTCTTCCTTTTGGGTTTGAATATATCCTGCTGAAAAAGACCAAAGTAATCTTGCATTTAAGACTAGACTTTTGTCTGCTTTTTTATTGATTTCTAAGCTATTATTGATTTCTCCATAGAAGCCTCCGTATTCTAGATCTACAGTATTTTCACCCCAAAAATCGAGAATGTGATACAGTTCTTCTGTGATTTCTTTCTTTAAAGTAGTCGTCATTTCCTTTCATTTAAGTTAAAAAAGAGCATATAATCTAAGTTAAGTACTAGGAAATAACCATAAGGATGTTTTGTATATGGGGTTATCGCATAACAGATTATTGCGTTGAAAAACCACCATGTTTCAAGTGTTAAGTGTTAGTGTCACTTGGAGCTATTCATTGGCGAAGTCTCCCGACTTCGAATATATAGTTCATACTTTCTTCGAAGTCAGGAGACTTCGCCAAAATGTAATCACAAGTGACGCCAATTGGCTTAACACTTGCGATATGAGAGATAGGATAAAATACCCGTTTTCATTTGTCCTGGTACTTATATGCTCAATTAAATCAGATTAGTCTAGTAAGTCTTTGAAAGATGCATTCTTATCAATCAAAGTATTAATCGTATTCACAGAAGCCGCTGAAGTCAGCTGATCTTCAGGAGTATTCTTACAGTAATCAATTAGTTTCTCTACCGTAGTTGTTGCCACATGCATACGCGTATCTGAAGAGGCATAGTAGATATAAATACTTCCGTCGTCATCACAAATCCAACCATTGGAGAAGACCACATTAGATACATCTCCAACTCTTTCTCCTTGCAAAGGAGCTATAAAGTGTCCATGAGGTTTGTGTGTCACTTTAGAGGGGTCATTTTTATCTGCCATAAATACATAAAGTACATAACGAAGACCTGCCGCAGTATTTCTAACACCATGTGCTAGGTGTAAATAACCTTCTTTCGTTTTTATTGGAGCAGGACCTAAACCGTTCTTCACTTCATAAATGGTATGGTAAGTTTTGGCGTCCATAATCTCTTCGGTTTTTACTTCAGGATGTAGAATATCATCACAAAGTCCAAAACCAATTCCACCACCTTTTCCTGTATCAATAAATCCATCTTGAGGTCTAGTGTAGAAAGCGTATTTTCCATCGATAAATTCCTCATGCAATACTACATTTCTTTGCTGACCACTGTATGAAATTAAATCAGGGAGTCTTTCCCAAGTAAGGAAATCCTTTGTTCTAACAATTCCCGCTGATGCTACCGCTGTTGAAGTATCTCCCTCAGGAGCAGTAGGGTCTTTTCTTTCTGAACAGAATACACCGTAAATCCAACCGTCTTCATGTTGCGTAATTCGCATATCATATACGTTGGTGTCTGGCTTTTCTGTTTGAGGTAAACTGATAGGCTTGTCCCAGAATTTAAATTGGTCGATACCGTTTGGACTTTCTGCTACAGCAAAAAACGACTTACGGTCATTTCCTTCTACGCGGACAACAATTAAGTATTTACCTTTCCATTTAATAGCTCCAGAATTGAAAGTGGCATTAAAACCAATTCTTTCTAAGCCCAATGGATTGGTATCAGGATTGAGATCGAAGCGCCAATGCAATGGAATATGTTCTCTTGTTAGAATAGGTTTTTTATACCTATTGTAGATACCATTTTTGCTAGGCAAAATTTCGTTTTTATCCATTGTAAGCATTTTGTAATGCTCTAATTCACTTTGGATATGTGATGGGAGTTGCGTTAAAGTTTCCATTAGTTATACACTTGAATTTCTTTATTTGTAAGAATGAGTTTGTTATTAGAGAACTCGATAAAATCTTCTGAAGATGGATGCCCTCTGAAAGGAGCAAAGAAGTGGTTTTTCTTTTCCTTTTTCTTGTTGGCATTTCGCCAGACCATTACATAAGACATCGGTTGAATCTTGTTGGCTTCTTCAAGCACAGGTAGTAGTGTTTTTGAAAACCATTGGTAGTCTCTTACTGTTTCCAATCCTGTTTCTGAAAAAGCATAAAGCATCTTTTTCTTTGCCGCTAAAGTAGCTACAACATTAAGCTTCTTTTGAGCAAGCTGAATTCTACTTTCTTCTTTGAAATCATAGTAATTATCGATGCCTAAAATATCTACATAATCATCACCCGGATAACGTTGTAGGTATTCCTTTTCATTGGTAAAGTTTCGATCAGGAGAGAAGCATATGATAACGTTATCTACCTTTTTTCTGGTTCTTAAATAGTCAACAGTATATCTAAAAAGTGTGATATACTCGTCGTCAGTACAATTACCCATTCCCCACCAGAACCATTCTCCGTTCATTTCATGCCAAGGGCGGAGGATCACAGGTATTTGATGACCATTTTTATCTTTTAGGCTTAACAGGAAATCGGCTACTTTATCTAATTTTTTATTGAAGTCATTGTGGTTTTTTCCATTCGGAAGGATTTCTTTAACGGTCTGCTTATCAGAAGTATCCCAAGAGTCTCTCCCTTCTGTTGAGAAAGTATGCCAGCTGATTGTGGAAACTCCTTGGCGTTCATGTGATGAGATAATATACTCTCGAATTTTATTGAAAGGCACATTATCAAGATTCTTAAGTGAATCAATTTGACCGATATCCCAACCGTATAGGGCAGGGTAATCGCCGATGACATCTTTTACATCGGAACGCCCATCTTCGCCTATCCAATTTACACCATAAGCTAAATCGTCTTGATGTCCGAAAAGAATTCCCTCATCCTTTAAGGCTTCTAATCTATCAATCAATTGGGATGCAGGAGTAGAAGAAATATTTTGTGGTGGTTTAGGATTACAAGAAACAGAGAGTATGCAAATACATACAATACTGATCCTTGAAATATAGTTTTTAATTGATGTTTTCATTGTCTCTCGATTATTAGCTATTGTACAATTAGAACCGGATGTTTTGGAGCTTTTGTTGTATTAGGCGACCATCATTTAGTGATCATCTTGCTCTTTAATAATGTCGTGATTAGAGGAAGAGATAATCATCCAATTGATCCCAATTTTAAATGCTTAACAGCTGATGTTTATGCAATACTAGAGCATCCTCTAATAAATTAGCGGTGCTTTTTATCTAAATAATGACTTAAATAGAGGGGTATTTGTGTCTATAGGGGAATTTTGTATTTCTTTCAAAAAAGGCAATTTCTAGACTGTGATGAAATTGCCTTTTTTGAAAGTTTTAGATGAATAGATTATTCATAGATGGCGTCTGATTTTCCATATAATTTGTATACAAAATTATCGACCATCCAAGCTAATTTAGCACTTGCATCTTTGTATAAATCAAACCTCATCATGATGTTCAACTTACCTGCCTTAACTTGATCTGCATTTAGTGCAGCTTCTACATTATTAAAAGTTCCGGTATTAAAGCCTGATGTAGTAGAGAATGTTGTACCGTTGGCCAATGGCAAGGTTTCCCAACCACTTGCATTAAATTCATCATCAATATTCTGATCATAATTGTAAGTTAATGATCTCTCAAAGAACTCTACATTGTTATCATTGTAACCGTACATCTCATCAAAAGCGATGGCTACTTGTCTCACATTACTATTAATATCAATAGATTTAACTAAAGCAGTAGAGGCATAATCTTGGTCAGCAGGAATTGCTGTTGGAGTCGCTGTACCTTGTGCTCCTCTATGTGTTTTCTGCACTTTTGCCACCCAATAAGGAACACTACCAAAGGCTTTGTCTCCAAATAATACATTTTGGAAACCATTGATATCACTACTGAATCTAGTACCAGTGGCATAGTCGCTGGTATCTTCAAAGTCTTCCATCACTTCTTCTATTAGTCCTGCTTCTGCAGATGAAATGATAGAGAAGACATTTTCATAGGTCATCACTTCATTGAGATTATGGTCCTTCACAAGGATACTGATATTTACAGGGTACGTTCCTTCTGGAATGTTACTATCCTCAGCTACAGTAATCTCACCCGTTGTTGTATTGATAGAAATTCCTTCAAATTGATCGTCTAAGAAAGAGAATTCTAAATCAGTACCAATTTTAGTGATGTCGACATTGATAGAAGCACTCATGCTTGACCATGGAGAAAGCGTTGCTTTAGTAAGATTAGTACCTCCTTGAGTAGCACCAGTGTAAGACAAGGTTGGTCTTTCACCTACAGTCACACTCATTACTTCTTCAAAAATCTTATCACCAAGAGGGGTGTGTACTGTTACTGTTAATACATGTACTTGTGATGGTGTATTGAAATTGATTTTAGAAATCACACCAGTTTGTTGGTCGATAGTTAGACCTTCAATAGCTTCACCATTTGTTCCTGTCATGCTGTAGGTAAAATCAGCAATGTCAAGGTTTTCTTCTGTAGAGATCGTTGGTGATGATAATTCACCAATGAAGTTGAAATCTACATCTTTAGATGTATAAGAAAGATCAATATCCAATGGAAGGACCTGAGCAGAGTAGATATTTTCAAAACGTTTTACGCCATTGTCAGTAGTCATCACTACTTCAAAAGTATATTCTCCTGCAGGAGTATCATTATTCTCTTTGATAATCTGTCCTTTTTCATCGATAGAAATGCCAGTTACTTCAGGGAATAATTCAAAACCCTCTATGGTCAATTCTTCCAAGTCAGTTATGGTAGGCGTGGCCATCACTCCTTGATGTGTGTATGAAAAAGTAGTAGGTTGTTCTTCATAGCTGATGCTAAAAGGCAGATTGACAATTTTCATGATAGCAGCACTGTCATGTGTCATTAATCCTCCAGAATAGTATACATTAATACCAAAATAATAGTCTCCAACTAAATTGATAGGAGTATCATCTGATAAGGTAATAATACCTGTAGTATTATCAATTGAGACTAATTTTGAGAAGGTTTGTAAGTTGAAATCTTCAGCATCTGTTGTAATGGTATCGATTTCAAATTTTACATTCGTTGTTCCTTCCCAAGTAGGTAATTCT of Flammeovirga agarivorans contains these proteins:
- a CDS encoding RagB/SusD family nutrient uptake outer membrane protein — its product is MNYTKYIFLAFIVSLFYSCDIHRDPYNSIDADDLLGTEAGLQTATNGNYANLKGKKDESAWFDDWHRITEYPTDNVSLSGTTTDPLFYFYNFRNIPNNSRSSRFWSYSYRTIVGCNQIIEKAEKAVSPSMDHLIGENYYLRGMLMFYLVNVYGRPYTQGPDNLGVPIKLSTDVTDLPPRAKVGEVYEQILEDLKMAEELMTLNKSNVYASKEAAQALLSRVYLYMDDLDNSIEYSNKVINSGKYSLLSTEQLRRSMELPPEGNPEEIFSLKFTKDADYGHGWYTVGGMYATIQNVGWGEMYASKSFVDLINQNPEDARKSHFEAQYLKDEAGAQIPSVFWVNENNQYVQETLIDDSYIVLNEKEYTIHTEEMEGETLHYFIDDMSNKQYVEKDHLMEDRNGYFKYFIYKCSMQEGEPHLWSPTVSRLGEIYLNLAEAYAKKGDVSNALANVNIIRQRAGIPTVSNIGDKELIDVVLDERRLELVWEGHRKFDVFRNNKTMDRLYPGTHLSGTDAYEVIPPTHNRVIEFIPEDQILVQPNLVQNP
- a CDS encoding DUF3472 domain-containing protein; this translates as MRKIVYLVSLFSLLFTACETKQAGTPIELSIAENAWLDVAKGRLTGIDTAGINEWDGQENLDVYFFAEKSGTIKLKMKGSAPQGTSLEVALGDTEKTGQLKGKKSEVLLGTYEIQKEGYQCITIKNTSKKPVNITSLEVVPLSENTFYSIPKDNPYFGRRGPSVHLNYQLPAEAKDKDIQWYYSEIEVPEGQDALGSYFMANGFGEGYFGIQVNSETERRILFSVWSPYQTDNPNEIPEDQRIQLMSKGSGVHTGKFGDEGSGGQSYKVFPWKAGVPYKFLLKGEPVDATHTQYTAYFYAPEKGQWDLIASFKRPKTHTYLKRFHSFLENFIPEYGTEQRMALYKNQWVGDKEGKWYPIESAKFSADATARGLHRFDYEGGVTKNEFYLENCGFFNNETAVGTEFKKTKPSTLELDVMNIEKVAMKESRSNTKQRL
- a CDS encoding sulfatase family protein; the protein is MKFFNANLKVSLSFLIIFLSPLVVYSQKPNVLFLTSDDLNFDSIGAYGSKIKNTTPNIDKLSKQGMLFERAYVQAPSCCPSRNVFHTGQYSHNSGVEGFYSVDFPQATLPEALRGNGYFTGIVQKVIDSTPTNNVDQYWDYVADFDKLNSRTASKYKLAFGEIVQKAKDNDQPFYASVNVQDPHLPFYRGEKTKKGFDKNPPSLIFDQDEIPIHPVLPQYDHFKEEMTDYYNTVRRGDDCIGDILAVLKEKGVIDNTIIVYVSDHGMAFPFVKSNLYPQSVRTPWVVVWPGEVKKGKRDKTHMVSAIDLMPTILEATNTETPGPLAGRSLLPIMKGKSQENRDYVYVEHNEGPTADPRPMRAVHSKDFVYIFNAWGTGDYHAIMECRWYRSYATYNKLSQDHQEVKDRFEFLNYRTVEELYDTKNDPYSKHNLINDPNYADVVKDLSTRLETWMRATNDYALEGFLVKDNEDELRRFMEKRVSISKERATRLEWKREVKHKNRPQGKLTELGVANIVQ
- a CDS encoding MFS transporter, with translation MATLTEVKSIDQHEKVSLREKVAYGLGDAASSTFWKMFSMYMLFFYTDVFGISAAAVGTMFLVTRIWDAINDPLMGILSDKTTTRFGKFRPYLLLMAIPFGLVGILTFTTPDLSESNKIIYAYITYTLMMMVYTGINVPYSSLLGVITSNPKERTSLASYRFIFAFAGSILVLATAEPLVKFFEESNTPQVAWQSTMTVFAIFTTVLFFLTFLGTKERVKPKKQKTNTLQDLKNLSKNKEWFIMLGAGVSCLIFNSIRDGASIYYFKYFIASESNLEFFGISLTLSSLFLVIGQLSNLVGVVISASVANKMGKRNTFMMAMVSAAILSFMFYLLSSDQLVLIYILQAGISLFAGMVFPLMWSMYADIADYSEYKTGRRSTGLIFSSSSMSQKMGWTLGGALSGWLLSYFGFEANTTASQETINGLKMMLSIIPAIGAILSVIFLTRYKLTESFMTDVQKSLREENES
- a CDS encoding AGE family epimerase/isomerase, translated to MTTTLKKEITEELYHILDFWGENTVDLEYGGFYGEINNSLEINKKADKSLVLNARLLWSFSAGYIQTQKEEYLTLAKRAYNYLIQYFLDPEYGGFYWAVDYKGNLTSDRKQTYAQGFAIYGLSEYYRASTDNTALKHAIDCYEVVKKYTYDNDHKGYIEALDRKWQSIDDMRLSEKDANFPKSMNTHLHILEPFTNLYRVWKNTQLKEDISELIDIFSNNILNKKNTHLDLFFEMDWQTPASVISYGHDIEGAWLLDEAAQIIGEKKEATKSIAMKMVDTCLVEGFAKNGAVLNELEEGQLHKDFDWWPQAEALVGLVMAYNYSQDQVYMDQALLTWEYIKKQIIDTEKGEWFWGREADGSVKDTYKAGFWKCPYHNSRACIEVINRLN
- a CDS encoding glycoside hydrolase family 130 protein, which gives rise to METLTQLPSHIQSELEHYKMLTMDKNEILPSKNGIYNRYKKPILTREHIPLHWRFDLNPDTNPLGLERIGFNATFNSGAIKWKGKYLIVVRVEGNDRKSFFAVAESPNGIDQFKFWDKPISLPQTEKPDTNVYDMRITQHEDGWIYGVFCSERKDPTAPEGDTSTAVASAGIVRTKDFLTWERLPDLISYSGQQRNVVLHEEFIDGKYAFYTRPQDGFIDTGKGGGIGFGLCDDILHPEVKTEEIMDAKTYHTIYEVKNGLGPAPIKTKEGYLHLAHGVRNTAAGLRYVLYVFMADKNDPSKVTHKPHGHFIAPLQGERVGDVSNVVFSNGWICDDDGSIYIYYASSDTRMHVATTTVEKLIDYCKNTPEDQLTSAASVNTINTLIDKNASFKDLLD
- a CDS encoding glycoside hydrolase family 26 protein — its product is MKTSIKNYISRISIVCICILSVSCNPKPPQNISSTPASQLIDRLEALKDEGILFGHQDDLAYGVNWIGEDGRSDVKDVIGDYPALYGWDIGQIDSLKNLDNVPFNKIREYIISSHERQGVSTISWHTFSTEGRDSWDTSDKQTVKEILPNGKNHNDFNKKLDKVADFLLSLKDKNGHQIPVILRPWHEMNGEWFWWGMGNCTDDEYITLFRYTVDYLRTRKKVDNVIICFSPDRNFTNEKEYLQRYPGDDYVDILGIDNYYDFKEESRIQLAQKKLNVVATLAAKKKMLYAFSETGLETVRDYQWFSKTLLPVLEEANKIQPMSYVMVWRNANKKKEKKNHFFAPFRGHPSSEDFIEFSNNKLILTNKEIQVYN